The genomic window GGGGTGGAGCCGAGGCGTTCCGGTCGGCTACCTGAAGGAACTGGCCGAGTACTGGCGCACCGGTTTCGATTGGCGCGCACAGGAATCGATCCTCAACGCTCATCCGCAGTTCGTCACCACCGTCGATGGACAGAACATTCACTTCCTGCATGTGCGCTCGCCGGAGCCGGGCGCGACGCCGTTGCTGCTGCTGCACGGCTGGCCCGGCGGGGTCGGCGACTTCCTCGACGTGATAGGTCCGCTCGCCGATCCTCGTGCGCACGGCGGTGATCCGGCCGACGCCTTCCACCTGGTGGTTCCGTCGCTGCCCGGGTTCGGGTTCTCCATGCCGCTGGCCGGGCCCGGGATGAACGCGGCCAAGATGGCGGCGGCGTTCGTGGAAGTGATGGCCAGGCTCGGGTACGACCGGTACGGCGTGCACGGTTACGACACCGGTTCGTGGGTCGCCCCGCACCTGGGCAAGCTCGCGCCGGAGCGGGTGGTCGGCGTTCATGTCAACGCCATGATCACCTTCCCGATGGGCGTCGAGGGGGAGATGGACGGACTCAGCGAGGTCGAGCAGCAGCGCTGGCAGCGGATGCAGACCTTCAATGACGCCTATCTGCAATGCAATGCGAAACGGCCGCAGACGGTTGCCTACGGCCTGCACGATTCACCGGTCGGCCAGCTGGCGTGGATCGTGGAGAAGTTCAAGGAGCTGACCATGCCCGAGGACGGTCTGCCCGAGGACAGCATCGATCGGGACCGCATGCTCCTCGACGTGTCGCTGTACTGGCTGACCGGCACCGCGGCCTCGGCGGCGCAGATCTACTACGAGGAGATCACCGCGAACGATTGGAGCGGCGCCGAATGGTCCGCCGATGCGGCAGCAGAGGCCGGGGACTGGAGTGCTGAGCAGTCGGACAGCAACTGGAATACTGGGCAGTCGGACAGCGACGGTGCCACTGAGCAATCGGGCAGCGATTGGGGTGCCGGTGAAGTGGGCTGGACAGCCACCGAGCGCGGGACGGTGCCGACCGGCGTGCTGGTTTCGGCCCACGATGTGACCATTCGCCGCTGGGCCGAGCGCGACCACCACATCGTGCAGTGGACCGAGTTGGGCCGCGGCGGGCACTTCCTCGCCATGGAGCAGCCGCAGGCGGTGGTGGGCGACCTGCGCCTCTTCTTCCGAAAGCTTGCCTGGGGCGAAATCGAGTAAACGGGTTTTACTAAACACTGTTCACCAGACCGC from Nocardia iowensis includes these protein-coding regions:
- a CDS encoding epoxide hydrolase family protein, translating into MTNTAQSIRPFRIEIPQTQLDDLHARLADTRWPDELSGVGWSRGVPVGYLKELAEYWRTGFDWRAQESILNAHPQFVTTVDGQNIHFLHVRSPEPGATPLLLLHGWPGGVGDFLDVIGPLADPRAHGGDPADAFHLVVPSLPGFGFSMPLAGPGMNAAKMAAAFVEVMARLGYDRYGVHGYDTGSWVAPHLGKLAPERVVGVHVNAMITFPMGVEGEMDGLSEVEQQRWQRMQTFNDAYLQCNAKRPQTVAYGLHDSPVGQLAWIVEKFKELTMPEDGLPEDSIDRDRMLLDVSLYWLTGTAASAAQIYYEEITANDWSGAEWSADAAAEAGDWSAEQSDSNWNTGQSDSDGATEQSGSDWGAGEVGWTATERGTVPTGVLVSAHDVTIRRWAERDHHIVQWTELGRGGHFLAMEQPQAVVGDLRLFFRKLAWGEIE